A single region of the Mycobacterium lentiflavum genome encodes:
- a CDS encoding SpoIIE family protein phosphatase — translation MVAEKDWDKIVGAADDVRRIFEKVPAMLIGLEGPEHRFVAANAAYRALNPALNPVGMLARDVYPELESQQIFQMLDRVYETGEPQSGAEWRLQADFEGTGVEERYFDFLVTPRRRKGGAIEGVQIIFDDVTDRVRARLATEARIEELSERYRNVRDSAIVMQQALLASSVPVVPFADITAQYLVATEDTAAGGDWFDAIPLGDRLVLVVGDVVGHGVEAAAVMSQLRTALRMQISQGYGITEALEAVDRFHEHVPGSRSATLCVGSLDYATGEFQYCTAGHPPPLVVSAASAARYVEPSGAGPLGSRVGFPVRSEMLDIGDSILLYSDGLIERPGRPLGASTAEFADLAANISAGVGGFVIDAPTRTIDRICSETLELLLRSTGYSDDVTLLAAQRRTPPAPLHMTLDATIHAARTVRSRLRGWLSEVGADADDISDVVHAISEFVENAVEHGYGTEVSDGIVVEASLSGDGNMHASVIDRGQWKDHREGEHGRGRGLAMAEALVSEALITRSDAGTTASVTHRLSRPANFVTDTIVSRAAYRRATDNEFVSTVRESGHIVVSGDVDSNTASTLDRLIAVESRSGIAPLTIDLSAVTHLGSAGVSALAAARDRALRQGGDCVVIAPPGSPAHHILSMVQIPVSSGDSENVFAED, via the coding sequence ATGGTGGCCGAAAAAGACTGGGACAAGATTGTTGGTGCGGCTGACGACGTGCGTCGCATCTTCGAAAAGGTCCCCGCGATGCTGATCGGTCTGGAAGGGCCGGAACATCGCTTTGTCGCGGCCAACGCCGCCTACCGCGCCCTGAATCCGGCGCTCAACCCGGTAGGCATGCTGGCTCGCGACGTGTATCCCGAGCTGGAGAGCCAGCAAATCTTCCAGATGCTCGATCGGGTCTACGAGACCGGCGAGCCGCAATCCGGGGCGGAGTGGCGGCTGCAGGCCGACTTCGAAGGAACCGGAGTCGAGGAGCGCTACTTCGACTTCCTCGTGACGCCGCGCCGCCGCAAGGGCGGAGCGATCGAGGGCGTGCAGATCATCTTCGACGACGTCACGGATCGCGTGCGGGCGCGGTTGGCCACCGAGGCCCGCATCGAGGAACTCTCCGAGCGCTATCGCAACGTCCGCGATTCCGCCATCGTCATGCAGCAGGCCCTGCTGGCCTCGTCGGTCCCGGTGGTCCCATTCGCCGACATCACCGCGCAGTACCTTGTCGCCACCGAAGACACCGCGGCCGGCGGCGACTGGTTTGACGCGATACCCCTCGGGGACCGGCTGGTGCTCGTCGTCGGCGATGTGGTCGGGCACGGCGTCGAAGCCGCGGCGGTCATGTCGCAGTTGCGCACCGCGCTGCGGATGCAGATATCGCAGGGCTACGGCATCACCGAAGCGCTCGAAGCCGTCGACCGCTTCCACGAGCACGTGCCGGGGTCGAGGTCGGCCACGTTGTGCGTGGGCTCGCTCGATTACGCCACCGGTGAATTCCAGTACTGCACCGCCGGGCATCCGCCGCCACTGGTGGTGAGCGCCGCCTCGGCCGCACGCTACGTGGAACCGTCGGGCGCCGGTCCGCTTGGCAGCCGCGTCGGTTTTCCGGTGCGCAGCGAAATGCTGGACATCGGCGATTCGATCCTGCTGTATTCCGATGGCCTGATCGAGCGGCCCGGGCGCCCATTGGGCGCCAGCACCGCGGAGTTCGCCGACTTGGCCGCCAACATCTCCGCCGGTGTCGGCGGGTTCGTCATCGATGCGCCGACACGAACCATCGACCGCATCTGTTCGGAGACGCTCGAATTGCTGCTCCGGTCAACCGGCTACAGCGACGACGTCACACTGCTTGCCGCGCAGCGCCGCACTCCCCCGGCTCCGCTGCACATGACGCTGGACGCGACGATCCACGCCGCACGTACCGTGCGCTCCCGGCTTCGCGGCTGGCTCTCCGAGGTCGGTGCCGACGCCGACGACATCTCCGACGTCGTGCACGCGATCTCCGAGTTCGTCGAGAACGCGGTCGAACATGGTTACGGCACCGAGGTTTCCGACGGCATCGTCGTCGAGGCATCGCTGTCCGGCGATGGCAACATGCATGCCTCGGTGATCGACCGCGGACAGTGGAAGGATCACCGTGAAGGTGAACACGGGCGCGGGCGCGGGCTCGCGATGGCCGAGGCGTTGGTTTCCGAGGCCCTCATCACCCGCAGCGACGCTGGGACGACCGCCAGCGTGACACACCGTCTATCCCGACCGGCCAACTTCGTCACCGACACGATCGTCAGCCGGGCCGCCTACCGCCGGGCCACCGACAACGAATTCGTCTCGACCGTGCGCGAGTCCGGCCACATCGTCGTCAGCGGTGACGTCGACTCCAACACCGCGTCCACTCTCGACCGCCTGATTGCCGTCGAAAGTCGTTCGGGCATAGCACCTTTGACGATCGACCTCAGCGCCGTCACCCACCTGGGGTCCGCCGGCGTCAGCGCGCTGGCAGCCGCCCGTGACCGGGCGTTGCGGCAGGGTGGCGACTGCGTGGTGATCGCCCCGCCCGGCAGCCCCGCGCATCACATCTTGTCGATGGTCCAGATACCCGTCAGCAGCGGCGACAGCGAGAACGTCTTCGCCGAAGACTAG
- a CDS encoding hotdog fold thioesterase has translation MTAPSDEAEVTRGDRFIKTAVEILRETGRTDFTVQEIVARSKTSLRAFYQHFSSKDELLLALFDRTISQSVQTWRAETDGLDSTSALKLLLDRISQQPESSTQDSLNRALGLYNQHLAETRPREYARVLSPLHQLIRDIVGQGITEGVFNPGLDVGASAAIVMQAMVGGQRLHWLGTELNGTPVDAGQLYDFISRALGIRDTDDETGPPTLAELFAQIGLRAGSRNGEFAMTMPVSPNVVNTSGALQGGLIATLVDVAGGQYGLDFLEPGTTMTTADLFVRYLRPIRQGAAFAVPRMLRAGRRAMVMQVDIYGDGDDEVAATATVNFAIINGATPKGLRADT, from the coding sequence ATGACCGCCCCCAGCGATGAAGCCGAGGTGACGCGCGGCGACCGCTTCATCAAGACGGCCGTGGAGATCCTGCGTGAGACCGGGCGCACCGACTTCACCGTCCAGGAGATCGTCGCCCGCTCCAAGACCTCGCTACGGGCCTTCTACCAGCATTTCAGCAGCAAGGACGAGCTGCTGCTCGCGCTTTTCGACAGGACCATTTCGCAATCGGTTCAGACCTGGCGTGCCGAGACCGACGGGCTGGACAGCACATCCGCGCTGAAGCTGTTGCTCGACCGCATTAGCCAGCAACCGGAATCGAGCACGCAGGACAGCCTCAACCGGGCGTTGGGCCTGTATAACCAACATCTGGCGGAAACCCGTCCCCGCGAATACGCGCGCGTGCTATCCCCCTTACACCAACTGATTCGCGACATCGTCGGGCAAGGCATCACCGAGGGGGTGTTCAACCCGGGGCTCGATGTCGGCGCGTCGGCGGCCATCGTCATGCAGGCGATGGTGGGAGGGCAGCGGTTGCATTGGCTGGGCACCGAGTTGAACGGAACCCCGGTCGACGCCGGCCAGCTGTACGACTTCATCAGCCGCGCGCTCGGCATCCGCGACACCGACGACGAAACCGGCCCGCCCACCCTGGCCGAGCTGTTCGCCCAAATCGGCCTGCGGGCGGGCTCCCGCAACGGCGAATTCGCGATGACAATGCCGGTAAGTCCGAACGTGGTCAACACTTCTGGGGCGCTGCAGGGTGGGCTGATCGCCACCCTCGTCGACGTCGCGGGCGGCCAGTATGGGCTGGATTTTCTGGAGCCGGGCACCACCATGACGACCGCGGATCTGTTCGTCCGCTACCTGCGCCCGATCCGCCAAGGCGCCGCGTTCGCGGTGCCCCGGATGCTGCGCGCCGGCCGGCGGGCGATGGTCATGCAGGTCGACATCTACGGCGACGGTGACGACGAGGTGGCCGCGACGGCGACGGTGAATTTCGCCATCATCAACGGCGCGACACCCAAGGGTCTGCGGGCGGACACCTAA
- a CDS encoding acyl-CoA dehydrogenase family protein, with protein MTQDQITESVAEFAARARVWLADNMPRIDPDSPPPAPRDDEDAWKRARELQKRLYEGGFAGICFPREYGGLGLDYAYQKAFDDESLCYELPLILNIPTFTICCATLLDTGSEEQKRQHIAAALRGDEVLVQLLSEPSGGSDLAGVITRAERQGDRWVINGAKTWSTSAFAADYGLCLARTNWDVPKHEGLTMFLVPIDHPGITLRRITMLSGSTEFCEEFFDGVDVGDDAVVGEVNGGWTVASRQLYHERRAVGQGSEFASGSGSEGGNANPVDYVGLLEKTGQADNERVREMAGRALVHRTVAEQLIDHVSRNVRDGVLPPAAGTLIRLFHAETVQVDLDTAMAVAGAAGVVGEIGDGLETGLRYLVRQSVAIGGGTTEMARNVIGERVLGFPREYAADRGVPFNQVRHGKN; from the coding sequence ATGACGCAAGACCAGATCACCGAATCCGTCGCAGAGTTCGCCGCCCGCGCCCGCGTGTGGTTGGCGGACAACATGCCGCGCATTGACCCCGATTCACCGCCGCCGGCGCCGCGCGACGACGAGGACGCCTGGAAACGTGCCCGGGAACTGCAAAAGCGGCTCTACGAAGGCGGATTCGCCGGCATCTGCTTCCCGCGAGAATACGGCGGCCTGGGTCTGGATTACGCCTACCAGAAGGCGTTCGACGACGAATCCCTTTGCTACGAGCTGCCGTTGATCCTCAACATACCGACGTTCACCATCTGCTGCGCCACCCTTCTCGACACCGGCAGCGAAGAGCAGAAGAGGCAGCACATCGCCGCGGCGCTGCGCGGTGACGAGGTGCTGGTGCAGCTGCTGAGCGAACCCAGCGGCGGATCGGATCTGGCCGGCGTCATCACCCGGGCCGAACGCCAGGGTGACCGATGGGTGATCAACGGCGCCAAGACCTGGAGCACCAGTGCGTTCGCCGCCGACTACGGCCTGTGCCTGGCCCGCACCAACTGGGATGTGCCCAAACACGAAGGCTTGACCATGTTCCTGGTGCCGATCGATCACCCGGGAATCACGTTGCGCCGCATCACAATGCTCAGCGGCTCCACGGAGTTTTGCGAGGAGTTCTTCGACGGCGTGGACGTCGGCGACGACGCGGTGGTGGGGGAGGTCAACGGCGGCTGGACGGTGGCCTCACGTCAGCTGTACCACGAGCGGCGGGCGGTCGGCCAGGGTTCGGAGTTCGCCAGCGGCAGCGGCAGCGAGGGCGGCAACGCCAATCCCGTTGACTACGTTGGGCTTTTAGAGAAGACCGGTCAGGCCGACAACGAACGCGTGCGGGAGATGGCCGGCCGGGCGTTGGTGCACCGGACGGTGGCCGAGCAGCTGATCGATCACGTGTCGCGCAATGTCCGCGACGGTGTGCTGCCACCGGCGGCCGGCACGCTGATTCGGCTGTTCCACGCCGAGACCGTACAGGTGGACCTCGACACCGCGATGGCGGTCGCGGGAGCAGCCGGTGTGGTCGGGGAGATCGGCGACGGTCTAGAGACCGGGCTGCGGTATTTGGTGCGCCAAAGCGTCGCCATCGGAGGCGGCACAACCGAGATGGCGCGCAACGTGATCGGGGAGCGGGTGCTGGGCTTTCCGCGCGAATACGCCGCCGACCGAGGGGTGCCGTTCAATCAGGTGCGGCACGGGAAGAACTAG
- a CDS encoding anti-sigma factor antagonist (This anti-anti-sigma factor, or anti-sigma factor antagonist, belongs to a family that includes characterized members SpoIIAA, RsbV, RsfA, and RsfB.): MNLAPVESSVTRVTLSPRLVSELGDPHSTLRAATQRSGAVVIIRAGGEVDASNEHTWRGLVEEAAAVATAPGPFIVDISGLDFMGCCAFAVLAAESERCRARGLALRLVSCDPGVARVIQACNLGGVLPLHPTIDTALATSVA; this comes from the coding sequence ATGAATCTGGCTCCGGTCGAATCATCAGTGACCAGAGTGACGCTAAGCCCCCGGCTGGTTTCCGAACTGGGCGATCCGCACAGCACGCTACGGGCGGCAACCCAGCGCAGCGGCGCGGTGGTGATCATCCGCGCCGGCGGCGAGGTCGACGCCTCCAACGAGCACACCTGGCGGGGGCTGGTCGAGGAGGCGGCCGCGGTGGCCACGGCACCGGGCCCCTTCATCGTCGACATCAGCGGCCTTGATTTCATGGGGTGCTGCGCGTTCGCCGTCCTGGCCGCCGAATCCGAACGATGCCGGGCTCGCGGCCTCGCATTACGGCTGGTCAGCTGCGACCCCGGCGTTGCGCGCGTCATCCAGGCGTGCAATCTCGGCGGCGTATTGCCCCTCCATCCGACCATCGACACCGCGCTGGCCACGTCGGTGGCCTGA
- a CDS encoding cation-translocating P-type ATPase, whose amino-acid sequence MVIEPIVSGLRMVVAGGAAAAAELLGGDRPRRRWSGNGRGWIELRMPEGARSSEYETVLQRTIGSTIGVARTQVNWPLSRLIVDIDENGPTVDDLALMVEAIERAFTAKADRNMPADEPPRTPDRLPVIDIPGDGAEVVNRMSLLGAKAISLGVTTFLQVTRMPRLPRAFAAATTFAEAQPDVRRVFERALGRGRADALLALGTAVTQSLGHTPSVIAADMCLRSLRLIEALSAVEAWNEHEPHLALSAQCDPHPETSRPRPVPDTSSENYARAATAAGLAGAIALTVSGGAMLASEAVIVAAPRALNYARESFATTFCAGLNRYHHTLVMRPDAIRRLDGVDVLIVEPAVLIGETMRVAEISGVDGELRTKVWQCAQTDVNDGLLGPGVHTGCSLSPAHQLPELEDLEVVVARNADPYAEPLMAAARAADLRLISVDQADAGHLRGTFDELLPFDSDDVDLTIFGAVRQLQADGKIVAVIGRDLRLAFAAADLALGVWPAGRAAPAWTADVLIPNLKVACRIIDAIPAAKSAARRGVELAAAGTLLGSLTLLPGVRAAGVRPSIAAAAIALIPGYVIGRGVAMQPDPAAASDTEWHALDADQAQEQIRVLWPELADSTGPVAAVAQLPKTGMQALAARFADSGREVVDAMWHEMQDPLTPILATGAMASALVGSPMDGVLVGIVLVGSAAIAAAQRLSSDRQLNRMLSAQTPPARIVTGADQFELIPTEQLTPGTIIEVRSGELVPADARVLSAVAVEVDESSLTGESLPVTKHPAPTPGRPLAERACMIYEGSTVLSGVCRAVVVAVGDATAAGRAMALAPRRRDEVGLHAQLAAVTAKVLPWTLTGGVGVIATALLRGSGIKEAVTSGVYCAVAAVPEGLPLVATLAQREAARRLTERNVLVRAPRSVETLGRVEVVCFDKTGTLSENRLVVTNISAQPGFDEDVILERAALATPVALTEHAPLQATDAAVVNRAGSQPKRDRELPFRAGRAYAAGLDGDTLAVKGGPEIVLSACVEGQDDDLREELLAHVHGMATQGLRVIAVADKTLTEDELEVAQEKGLEPLCRSGLRLLGFLGITDTPRSDARELLLGLAKRDIGVRVITGDHPATARAIAREIGLDVPEDCIITGARWERLSIAERAEVVKTNVIYARMSPEQKVQIVQQISNSGIVTAMVGDGANDAAAIRAAAVGVGVSSHGSDPARGAADVVLTEGRVGSLLEAIEEGHRLWQQAQAAVGMLLGGNAGEVAFNMYGTMVRGMAPLTARQILLVNILTDVFPTTAVAVSAVRNMRPPSERGINMDDLMETVAIRGAATTIGASASWSLATFTRAAPQRAATVGLVGLVTTQLGQTLLDSRDPLVVSTVAGTFVAMAALITTPGLSQLVGCVPLGPLGWIEGVAPAAALTVLTAAKPDLLIRMASMIGKRVSKYGGEADNVLNNMVGSLTTWAQELPGMDSGNGAKGDRAPQLELTPAG is encoded by the coding sequence ATGGTCATCGAGCCGATCGTCTCGGGGCTTCGAATGGTGGTCGCAGGCGGCGCAGCCGCGGCAGCTGAGTTGTTGGGCGGGGACCGTCCCCGCCGCCGCTGGTCCGGCAATGGCCGGGGGTGGATCGAGCTGCGTATGCCTGAGGGTGCCCGCTCGTCCGAGTACGAGACCGTCCTGCAGAGGACGATCGGCAGCACCATCGGTGTCGCACGCACCCAGGTGAACTGGCCGCTGTCGCGCCTGATCGTCGACATTGACGAAAATGGGCCTACCGTAGACGATTTGGCGCTGATGGTGGAGGCAATCGAGCGGGCCTTCACCGCCAAAGCCGATCGAAACATGCCGGCTGACGAGCCCCCACGGACTCCTGACCGGTTGCCGGTGATCGATATCCCCGGGGACGGCGCGGAGGTCGTCAACCGGATGAGCCTGCTGGGGGCCAAGGCCATCTCGCTCGGCGTGACCACGTTCTTGCAGGTGACGCGGATGCCGAGATTGCCGCGGGCCTTCGCCGCCGCGACCACTTTCGCCGAGGCGCAGCCCGACGTCCGACGGGTGTTCGAGCGGGCCCTCGGGCGCGGGCGCGCCGATGCACTGCTCGCGTTGGGCACCGCCGTCACCCAGTCGCTCGGCCACACCCCGTCGGTGATCGCCGCCGACATGTGCCTTCGTAGCCTGCGCCTCATTGAGGCGCTGTCGGCCGTGGAAGCCTGGAACGAGCACGAACCCCACCTGGCGCTCAGCGCGCAGTGTGACCCGCACCCGGAAACGTCACGGCCCCGCCCGGTGCCGGACACCTCGTCGGAGAACTACGCCCGTGCAGCAACCGCGGCGGGCCTTGCCGGCGCCATCGCCCTGACCGTCAGCGGCGGCGCGATGCTGGCCAGCGAGGCGGTCATCGTCGCCGCGCCGCGCGCCCTGAACTACGCCCGTGAGTCGTTCGCCACCACGTTCTGCGCCGGCCTGAACCGCTACCACCACACCCTGGTGATGCGACCCGACGCGATCCGCCGCCTCGACGGTGTCGATGTGCTGATCGTCGAGCCCGCGGTGCTGATCGGTGAGACCATGCGCGTCGCCGAGATCAGCGGCGTCGACGGCGAACTGCGCACGAAGGTATGGCAGTGCGCCCAAACGGATGTCAACGACGGCCTGCTCGGCCCGGGCGTGCACACCGGCTGCTCGTTGTCGCCCGCGCATCAGCTGCCCGAGCTGGAGGACCTCGAGGTCGTGGTGGCGCGCAACGCCGACCCGTACGCCGAACCGCTGATGGCCGCGGCGCGTGCCGCCGATCTCCGGCTCATCTCGGTTGATCAGGCCGATGCTGGCCATCTGCGCGGGACATTCGACGAACTGCTGCCGTTCGACAGCGACGACGTCGACCTCACCATCTTCGGGGCGGTCCGGCAATTGCAGGCCGACGGGAAGATCGTCGCCGTGATCGGGCGTGACCTTCGGCTTGCCTTCGCGGCCGCGGACCTCGCGCTGGGGGTTTGGCCCGCTGGGCGGGCGGCACCCGCGTGGACGGCCGACGTCCTGATCCCGAATCTGAAGGTTGCCTGCCGAATTATCGATGCGATCCCCGCGGCCAAATCGGCCGCGCGGCGAGGCGTCGAGTTGGCGGCCGCCGGAACGCTTCTGGGTTCGCTGACGCTGTTGCCCGGGGTTCGGGCAGCGGGCGTGCGCCCCAGCATCGCGGCGGCCGCCATCGCGCTCATCCCCGGATACGTGATCGGGCGGGGTGTGGCGATGCAGCCCGATCCGGCCGCCGCCTCTGACACCGAATGGCATGCGCTGGATGCCGACCAGGCGCAGGAACAGATTCGGGTGCTGTGGCCTGAACTCGCCGACTCCACCGGTCCCGTCGCTGCGGTGGCACAGCTGCCGAAGACCGGGATGCAGGCGCTGGCCGCCAGATTCGCGGACAGCGGTAGAGAAGTCGTGGACGCGATGTGGCACGAGATGCAGGATCCGCTCACCCCGATCCTTGCCACCGGTGCCATGGCGAGCGCGCTCGTCGGTTCGCCGATGGACGGTGTGCTCGTCGGGATCGTGCTCGTTGGTAGCGCCGCGATTGCCGCGGCGCAGCGCCTCAGCTCGGATCGTCAGCTGAACAGGATGCTCAGTGCCCAGACGCCGCCGGCGCGCATCGTTACCGGCGCCGACCAGTTCGAGTTGATACCCACCGAGCAATTGACGCCGGGAACCATCATCGAGGTCCGGTCCGGCGAGCTGGTCCCCGCCGATGCCCGGGTGCTGAGCGCGGTTGCGGTCGAGGTCGACGAATCGTCGCTGACCGGTGAGTCGTTGCCGGTGACCAAGCACCCCGCACCGACGCCGGGTCGTCCGCTGGCCGAACGCGCCTGCATGATCTATGAGGGCTCGACCGTACTCAGCGGCGTGTGTCGCGCGGTGGTCGTCGCGGTCGGCGACGCGACCGCGGCGGGCCGGGCCATGGCGCTGGCTCCGCGGCGGCGCGACGAGGTGGGGCTGCACGCGCAACTGGCCGCGGTCACCGCGAAAGTGCTGCCGTGGACCCTCACCGGTGGTGTGGGCGTGATCGCCACCGCATTGCTGCGAGGATCGGGCATCAAGGAGGCCGTTACCAGCGGGGTGTACTGCGCGGTTGCCGCGGTGCCGGAAGGCCTCCCGTTGGTGGCGACGTTGGCTCAGCGCGAGGCGGCCAGGCGATTGACCGAGCGCAACGTTCTGGTCCGCGCGCCGCGGTCGGTCGAGACGCTGGGTCGCGTCGAGGTGGTCTGCTTCGACAAGACCGGAACGCTCAGCGAAAACCGGTTGGTGGTAACGAATATCTCCGCACAGCCGGGTTTCGACGAGGACGTGATTCTCGAGCGAGCGGCGCTGGCGACCCCGGTGGCGCTGACCGAGCACGCTCCGCTGCAGGCGACGGACGCCGCGGTGGTAAACCGGGCCGGAAGCCAGCCGAAGCGCGACCGCGAATTGCCGTTCCGCGCCGGCCGGGCCTACGCGGCAGGACTGGACGGTGACACCCTGGCGGTCAAGGGTGGACCGGAAATCGTCCTCTCGGCATGCGTCGAGGGTCAAGACGACGACCTTCGCGAGGAGCTGTTGGCACACGTCCACGGGATGGCGACGCAGGGCCTTCGGGTGATCGCGGTCGCCGACAAGACGCTGACGGAGGATGAGCTCGAGGTCGCGCAGGAGAAGGGGCTGGAACCGTTGTGCCGCAGCGGACTTCGCCTGCTGGGCTTCCTCGGGATCACCGACACACCGCGGTCCGACGCCCGGGAGCTCCTGCTCGGGTTGGCTAAGCGGGACATCGGTGTGCGCGTGATCACCGGTGACCACCCGGCCACCGCCCGCGCCATCGCCCGCGAGATCGGGCTCGACGTCCCCGAGGACTGCATCATCACCGGGGCGCGCTGGGAGCGGTTGTCGATCGCCGAGCGGGCCGAGGTCGTCAAGACCAACGTGATCTATGCGCGTATGTCGCCCGAGCAGAAGGTCCAGATCGTCCAGCAGATCAGCAATTCCGGGATCGTGACCGCGATGGTGGGCGACGGCGCGAATGACGCCGCGGCCATCCGTGCAGCGGCCGTGGGCGTGGGTGTGTCCTCGCACGGCAGCGACCCGGCGCGCGGCGCCGCGGACGTGGTGCTGACCGAGGGTCGCGTCGGAAGCCTTCTCGAGGCGATCGAGGAGGGACACCGGCTGTGGCAGCAGGCGCAGGCCGCGGTTGGAATGTTGTTGGGCGGCAATGCCGGTGAAGTGGCTTTCAACATGTACGGGACGATGGTCCGGGGCATGGCGCCGCTGACCGCACGGCAGATCCTGCTGGTGAACATCCTGACCGACGTGTTCCCCACGACGGCCGTCGCGGTGAGCGCGGTGCGCAACATGCGACCGCCGTCGGAGCGCGGGATCAACATGGACGATCTGATGGAGACGGTCGCTATCCGGGGTGCCGCCACCACGATTGGAGCAAGCGCCTCGTGGAGCCTGGCCACCTTTACCCGCGCCGCCCCGCAGCGTGCGGCGACGGTCGGTCTGGTGGGCCTGGTCACCACGCAGCTCGGGCAGACGTTGCTGGATTCGCGCGATCCGCTCGTGGTCAGCACTGTCGCAGGCACTTTCGTTGCGATGGCCGCACTGATCACTACCCCGGGTCTGAGCCAACTCGTCGGTTGCGTGCCGCTGGGTCCGCTCGGGTGGATCGAAGGTGTGGCCCCGGCCGCGGCGCTGACCGTGCTCACGGCCGCCAAGCCGGACCTGTTGATCCGGATGGCGTCGATGATCGGGAAACGCGTCTCGAAGTACGGCGGGGAGGCCGACAACGTCTTGAACAACATGGTGGGCTCGCTCACGACGTGGGCCCAGGAGCTCCCGGGTATGGACAGCGGCAATGGCGCCAAGGGTGACCGGGCACCCCAACTGGAACTCACACCAGCCGGTTGA
- a CDS encoding amidohydrolase family protein produces MPSRELPFPVFDADNHMYEPQEALTKFLPEKRKNVIDYVQVRGRTKIVVRGHISDYIPNPTFEVVARPGAQEDYFRNGSQGKSYREILGEPMKAIPAFREPGARLEVMDELGIDYALMFPTLASLVEERMKDDPEMTHDVIHALNEWMHEQWSFNYKDRIFATPVITLPIVDRALEELEWCLERGARTVLVRPAPVPGYRGSRSFGLEEFDPFWQACVRAEIPVSMHASDSGYSELLNIWEPGDEFLPFKPTAFRSLAMGHRPIEDAFGALICHGALSRNPDLRILSIENGADWVPTLFRGLKGVYKKMPQAFTEDPIETFKRCVYVSPFWEDRFAEIVNMVGTDRVVFGSDWPHPEGLKDPITFVDELADFSDEDKAKIMGGNLMELMKVSQPAKKPVNA; encoded by the coding sequence ATGCCGTCTCGCGAGCTTCCCTTCCCCGTATTCGACGCCGATAACCACATGTACGAGCCGCAGGAGGCGCTGACCAAGTTCCTGCCGGAGAAGCGCAAAAACGTCATCGACTACGTGCAGGTTCGCGGTCGCACCAAGATCGTGGTGCGCGGACACATCAGTGACTACATCCCCAACCCCACCTTCGAGGTGGTGGCCCGTCCGGGCGCCCAGGAGGACTACTTCCGCAACGGCTCGCAGGGCAAGAGCTACCGCGAGATCCTCGGCGAACCGATGAAGGCCATCCCCGCGTTCCGCGAGCCCGGCGCGCGCCTCGAGGTGATGGACGAGCTGGGTATCGACTACGCGCTGATGTTCCCGACGCTGGCCAGCCTGGTCGAAGAACGCATGAAAGACGACCCGGAGATGACCCACGACGTCATCCACGCGCTCAACGAGTGGATGCACGAGCAGTGGTCGTTCAACTACAAGGACCGCATCTTCGCCACTCCGGTCATCACCCTGCCGATCGTCGACCGCGCGCTCGAAGAGCTGGAATGGTGCCTGGAGCGCGGCGCCCGCACCGTTCTGGTCCGCCCGGCGCCGGTGCCCGGCTATCGCGGCAGCCGGTCATTCGGTCTGGAGGAATTCGATCCGTTCTGGCAGGCCTGCGTGCGTGCCGAGATCCCGGTCTCGATGCACGCCTCCGACAGCGGCTACTCCGAGCTGCTCAACATCTGGGAGCCCGGCGACGAGTTCCTGCCGTTCAAGCCGACCGCCTTCCGTAGCCTGGCGATGGGCCACCGTCCGATCGAGGACGCGTTCGGTGCCCTGATCTGCCACGGCGCCCTTTCGCGCAACCCCGACCTGCGGATCCTGTCCATCGAGAACGGCGCCGACTGGGTGCCGACGCTGTTCCGAGGCCTCAAGGGCGTCTACAAGAAGATGCCGCAGGCGTTCACCGAGGACCCGATCGAGACGTTCAAGCGGTGCGTCTACGTCAGCCCGTTCTGGGAGGACCGGTTCGCCGAGATCGTCAACATGGTCGGCACCGACCGGGTGGTCTTCGGATCGGACTGGCCGCACCCCGAGGGCCTGAAAGACCCGATCACTTTCGTCGACGAGCTCGCCGACTTCAGCGACGAGGACAAGGCGAAGATCATGGGCGGCAACCTGATGGAGCTGATGAAGGTCTCCCAGCCGGCCAAGAAACCCGTCAACGCCTGA